TTTAGATTTGTTCTGTTTCATCCTTTCATTTTTTAATACTATTTTATGAACTGGCAGTACATACCTTCTCAATCTTTTCTAATTCGATTGATGGACTATCAAAAAACGGTACCAGCAACTGCAAGTTGCGGGAATACAAGTCCCTTCCTGGATGACAGAATCATAAGATAAGATGAATTATCTTTTGTTTGCTGTTAAACTCAGTTTACTTCTAGCTTTGAAAGATTGACAATTCCTGTTGTTATTCATCTAATGGAGCATACTACTACTAAGCTAAGTCCAGAAACTGAGATAGATGTTTAGAGTACTGATACCAGCAACAGCTACAGCATAAAAGAGGCAAAAAACAAGGGATATTACAAAACAAAAACATGTCACATACAGAATAAATTCAGTGATAGAAGCTGACAATTAAGATGTTTATGCAAACCAAAAGAAAACGCCAGTACAGCATAAAAGAGGCAAAAAACAAGGGATATTACAAAACAAACATGTCACATACAGAATAATTTCAGTGATAGAAGCTGACAATTAAGATGTTTATGCAAACCAAAAGAAAACGCCAGTATTTAAATGGAATGTGCAAGTACGACACATAAGAGGACAAAATTAGAGGAGGTCATATTAATAGATGGTCTGGTCATGTCTTATGCAATCAAAAAATGCACCGATCTATATGTATAATCTAGTTCTAAGGTTCAAACATGAATTGAAGATCGAACGTACTAGTGAATGGAACGGGTTTATTAAATCTGTGATATTATTTGAATGAATATCAGTATCCAACCCCAAGGTGTAAGGCAATGAATCGAGCAGCCTAATACTTCTATAAAATTCTTCAAAACCGAGTGAAGGGATATATTTTTCTTACTAAACTAAATGTGGACTTCTTTTACTAATAAGCAAGTAAATTTCTATGCAAATATCAAATAGTGTGCCATCAGATATAGAAATTAATTCTTCTTACCACGGAATTTTATAGTTGGATCTTCAAAGGTGCAGTCTTCTGCATAAATTCTACTAGTGAAGAGTCCTAAATGAATAAAAGCTCAAAATCAGCCAAAAACCAGTTAATCTTTAACCACATGAATAAGCTTAATCTCTAATGGAATACGTTATTCACAAtcagaaaaaagaaaattttgttTATGGACCCACATCCAGGTAATGAAAGATTTCACATTGTAAAGAATTGGTGGATCACCATCCCATACTGTGAAGCGTGGAGTACTAGATAATGAAATTATTATCAGTTTGactaatcaagagaaaaaaaaaatctttactaCAGACATTTTATCTCAAGACTTTAACCAAACAGCGTCACTTTGTAAGCTTTTTTCCATGTATTATGTATTCACTTCATGTTAGCTTCAGAACTGCAGCTATTTAGGAAGTACAGTATATACTAAGAGACAAACAAAGGTACCTGTAACAAAATAAGATTTCTCATAATCTGACTTGATAATCTTTAGGACATCATCTACATTAGAGACCAAAGGTTCTTCAGCCCCTTCATCATCAGATATCTCCACTCTGGCAAAACATTATGATTAATAAAGTAAAGCATATCAAATCTTGAAAATAGCAATCCACCCAATTTGAGAAAATGCATACAATGAAACTTAATTATTTTGTAGAATCTGAAATTAAGGAAGCAAGAAGAGAAATAAGTCAGTAACCTCATGTTTGTTCTTGGTGAGGAGAAGCTGAAGAGCCTGAGTAGTTCAGTGACACCAGTAACAGCAATTTTCAAGAACTTGGGAGTTTGGGTTTTCACCTTCTGGTTATTATTGGGTGCAGGGGAGCAGCAGTAGATACCTTCCACTTTCTGAtggaaaaaacaaaacaaaacaaaacaagaaTTGAAAAAGATGAACTGGGGAAGGCAGATATTTTTTCAAgaaaatggtaattttacaatTTTCATAAACCAAACCTTGTTGACGAGGGTCTGTGAAAGCATACCATAGCAAGAAATACCCGCCATTTTCATTACCTGTCAGTTTGTTCTTAATTCCAGACCCCCTTGACTTCTCCCAAAGCAaaataaaatatgttactttttttTTGTCTGTCCAACCAGAGCTTCTTTTTCTTGTAACCGCAAGATTTTAGTACgttataaatatttttaatttaaaattattaaataaaaaaattactttttattttttaaattgcgTATCTCGTCAAATTAAGATACTTTAATTGGGGCGGAGGGTGTATTGTACTAAATACATAGACAAATATTGATTTTTCATCTAAACACTTATACTAGGTGTGGTCGGACTTATTAACCACTAGGGGTGTCAATGGGACGGTTCGGccagttattttaaaaaaattatatcatcccaatttttcggttattttattttgtataaccaaaattagacttttcaaaACCGTCCCATTATTTAGGTTTTTCTTTGatatcggtacggttcggttaattttcggttattttaattttaaagtgTCACCTACGAATACACCATTATTAAAACGTAACGACGCAGACCTTCACAAACCTATTTGTAGCACACCATCAAATAAAACTTCTATTTATTTCTTCTGAAATATTTAATGTAAAAGTTATTAAAAAACTACGCAAAGTAATTAAACTGAAATGTGTTATGTCAAGTAGCAAGACAACAATGATAACATCATCACAATGTGAATCCCTCACTGATTGACCAGGGAGAAGAGTAACTTGCCAAAGACAACAATGTTGATCaattgagccaaaaacaaacatCAGCTTGTAGGCCACAGAAACCACAAGTTGAATTTGATACGTATAGGTCCAGTGGCCAAAAttcttttttatatttgaaacataacttataaaatatattttatatattcaatttaacatatttgtaatatataaaatatatttcatacatgtaaagctattcggttcggttcgggattttttcggtttttttaataaattaaaaagaCTACCCTAATTGTTCGGGACGGTTTTAAGCTTAAATAAAAAACCACAGTTTTATTGAATAAACACTATAAATCGGTTTGGTCGGTTCAGTcggtttttcatatttttttgacACCCCTATTAACCAccttatctatattattttaaaagcatgaatataaatgttggtagaccgaaatatccttcaaatattgaacgacttttataccctttaaAGATAAATTGAGTCTTAATAAAATAATTCTATAATGGATAAAATTGTAAATTTAATAACCACTCC
The sequence above is a segment of the Lycium barbarum isolate Lr01 chromosome 6, ASM1917538v2, whole genome shotgun sequence genome. Coding sequences within it:
- the LOC132645252 gene encoding uncharacterized protein LOC132645252 isoform X2 — encoded protein: MKMAGISCYGMLSQTLVNKKVEGIYCCSPAPNNNQKVKTQTPKFLKIAVTGVTELLRLFSFSSPRTNMRVEISDDEGAEEPLVSNVDDVLKIIKSDYEKSYFVTGRDLYSRNLQLLVPFFDSPSIELEKIEKGNDSNVEVIVAYWKLRTSLKLPWRPLISVDGKTVYDLDEKLKIVKHVESWNISAFEAVGQILMPGLRSSGE
- the LOC132645252 gene encoding uncharacterized protein LOC132645252 isoform X3 is translated as MRVEISDDEGAEEPLVSNVDDVLKIIKSDYEKSYFVTGLFTSRIYAEDCTFEDPTIKFRGRDLYSRNLQLLVPFFDSPSIELEKIEKGNDSNVEVIVAYWKLRTSLKLPWRPLISVDGKTVYDLDEKLKIVKHVESWNISAFEAVGQILMPGLRSSGE
- the LOC132645252 gene encoding uncharacterized protein LOC132645252 isoform X1: MKMAGISCYGMLSQTLVNKKVEGIYCCSPAPNNNQKVKTQTPKFLKIAVTGVTELLRLFSFSSPRTNMRVEISDDEGAEEPLVSNVDDVLKIIKSDYEKSYFVTGLFTSRIYAEDCTFEDPTIKFRGRDLYSRNLQLLVPFFDSPSIELEKIEKGNDSNVEVIVAYWKLRTSLKLPWRPLISVDGKTVYDLDEKLKIVKHVESWNISAFEAVGQILMPGLRSSGE